CGtgatttgattcttttattttatagtgCTATTAATATATCCAAATTCAATTAGCCATGTTCAACCAATAACAGATTTACATATCAGCTAAATGGTTATATCATCACCTTAACAACAACTACAACTAAATGTGTTATCAATTTGGATCtactaataatattatcaaaGTAAAAAGAGCAAATTATATCAAGTTTAACATAGTAAAAGACTAAAACtatagttaaaatataattaagtATAAGAGTTCCTTAATGATCCCCCAAATAATAATGGAGGGTCCATGTGATAAACCAATAAAGTTGAAGAAAAGAGCACAAGATTAGAGATGAAaggtatatgaatatatattaatGGAGATTCTCCATCTATGAGGCAACCccattatggtttataatagTATTGTGTGCTTTAACTTTTGGATCCACCAAAAAACACCAACGGGGGCATCATTTGGCCACTTTCTCCCCCCATGGATTAGTGAAGTGTTAACCAATGAAGGCTCAACGTTTGGATTATAATTGCTAATCGGTGCTATGTTATCCCACGTGTTGGCATTGTATTTCCAAATCCATCTGCCAATCTTAGATAAGCACAAAGGCCATAACAAGCCAACCCACTTCCCACAATTCCATATGCATATGCTTTACTACAATTACTTAACTAGGAAAGATATGGatcttgttgttgttgttgggTTTATTCTGATGCTATTTGTCCTGCCAGACAGCCACtcttttgggttttattttattttatttatttttattttataatttatatttaaagtttGTAGGTATCGTTTCCAATAATATCgtctttaaatttaaatttgaatttattttgagagtataattatttatcattACACCCAATACTTGTTAGTAATAATACTGTTGCAAGAAATTAACCTAAAAACTATAGGTAGTATTGATATTGAGCAAGAATTGTGCATAGAGCACTGATATTAGGAACAATATTCAAAATTACAAAGAGATGTTAAAATctaataaaatgaaaatgtttaagaattaatataaaaataatgagtaAAAAGATGTATTATTATTAAGGGTGTGGATGAGGGCAACATGGTTTAAACACATATCAAATAGGTATTGACAAgagatttaatatatatttcatatcacctatatatatttatatcttaccgtgtatacatatataagaTACCACAACATCAACTTTTGGATTTCCCTCAATTCACTAATTGATAATTGGTATGTTTCAAAGAGAAGGTATAATCATTGGAAGATTTTATCTTTTGAATAGGTAAGATGGAATTACTCCCCCTTAAATAAATcctcaaaaaatgaaaaataaaatcaagaatAAATGAAAACCTCTCAAAAGCAAAATATACAATGAATAGGCTCAACAAGTTTTGTAGAAGAACATGAGTATAACAAAGAAAAATTGGATTTTTGCTCAAACTTTGTAAGCTTTTTTATTGTCTTTGTTTGAgtatatttcaattatatttacTCTCTTATTGATTTGGAGATGTATGGAGCTGTTGGAGAGAGTTTCTACTGTTGGAGACATTAAATTTACGAATTTAATGTAGTTTGCAGGGTCATGAATCGAAACCATAAaaggtacttaaagaaaaatataattgtTAGAGCTTCGTGAGTATCGGAACCAAGAAGAGAGGTTTTGGTACCTCATTagcaagtatcgatacttatgaGAGTTAATATTGATACCGTGCTCCCTTATTTGGTAATTTTTGCCATTGGCTTGCCAAGTTTCAATGCATGTAAGGCATGTACCTTCAGGCAAGTATTAATACATTGACccttattttgtaattttggttATTGGCTTATCATGTACCAATAGATCATGTCTAGATAATGATACATAGCCtcaaatttactttaaaaatccTCAAAATATTTGTAGAAGGACAAAAATTTATAACAAGTCTAGgacatttgaaaatttattttttgaattttataactcTTATGAATAATTTAAGTGTAgtcgaattaaattaaaaatataattaaaaaaattataatttattttattatatcaaaacaattaaaaattaaagttaacaatCTTAtccttttttatataacaaaacatagaaaactttaatttgaaaaaaactcCTCCtgattaaatcaaatattattttcaaattgtaCTCTCATATCTAAACACATCATCTAGGTTGACGAATAAAAGATCCTGTTGGGTCACCTTACTCATGCTCCCTTTACCATTACATGACTCCTCAAAACGAAATTAGTATGATTACTCATGCTCATAGTTACTGTCCAGGGTCAAATTGCTTGGCACGGTTGATCTTGATTATCACCCTTTTCATTCATTAACATGGCAAATGGTCGGCAATCCCTTGTATTCAATCAAATTCGAAGGCACCCTTTTATCCACTGTAGTGTTATAgtcaattttcacaacttgttCATGAAGTCATCTCACCCAAACTACAACATGGGAGGGGGTGTTGTTCTTTAGTAGAAAAATCCCAACTCCATAGGTGAACGGTGAAGTAACTCCCATAAATTATCCATGGTCCCTCCATAGGGAAGCTTTTGTCTAGATCAATTAATTCTCCTGATAAGTACAATCGACCTATCATTGCATCCCTATACTTTTTGTCAATCAAATTATGCGCTCGATTCAAGAACCGAGTGCTATTACCACCACACTCTTTTCCACGACACACCACCAAAATCTTTGGATGACTGCTTCTCCATCTCGACATCCGtcatcattcaattaaatccaacaTCTTTCTCTTTTTATGCAGGCAGGGGTCTCAAATTTCCAGTGTTAATCATGTTTATTACAACTGTGGGTCCAAACTCCAAAATTGTGATGTTTGATTCCATTAAGCACTCGACGAGTCATAGGCCCAAATTTAATAAATTGGGCAGCCCACTCTAATTCGGGCAGAAAATTCGGGTCGGTATCTAATACGGGTCTCCATTTAACCCCAAATTTCCCGCCCGCCGCCCACCCCTATTATTTTTACAGTGGAGGGAAAATCTAAAATCCCCACAAATTTCAACGTCAATGGCGAGAAGACGACTAAGACTGCACCGCTCCTCCGATGAAGAAGACGAAGAACCATCACCACCACAAAAACAACTAGAAAACGAACCTGCAAATGAAAGCTCCGCCGTCACTAACCAGTCCGTGACTGTATCTCCTACTAACCCTAACCCCGACGAACCACTTCCAATCTCCGACGACGATTTCGTCGATGTCCATGAAAGTTTCACTCctccttctcctcctcctcctcctccggCGGAGGAAATGGCTGCACCGGTTACATCAGTTGAAAGCTCTGGCTCTCCGATTGGGGACTTTCTTTTAAGAATGGGACTCAAATTAAGGAGAGAATGGCTGGATCTTGCGTACAAGGACTAGAGAGCTCGGTCCCTAGTTTTTCGTTTCTCGATGTTTCTGCAAAAGCTAAGCTTTGCTTTCAACAATTCTTGTTTTCTGATATGAATTATTCCGGAGGCGGTATTCTTCCGTCAAATGTTGATTCAATGCACCTTGTTGATCTCAAAGGACCCTTTGTCTTGCAGGTTCGGTCATAAGGACAccaaatattcaaaaatattatataaatgaaTGCTTTGATGTTGCAAATCTTTGTTCATGTTGAATTTGTATCTTTCTAGGTTGATGAAATCGTAAATATCAGTTGTCCGCTCAAAGGAAGGTATCAGGAGACACCTTCTGGGATTAAGAGGTGCCTTAAGTTATCCATGACAGATGGTGTTCAACGTGTGTTTGGCATGGAATACAGACCTATTAAAGATCTTCAAGTTTTGGCTCCTGCTGGATTAAAGGTTCTTCTCTAGTGCTATTGCTGATTTTTGTGTGGTATTTCTAATAGGGAATGCTAGTTTCAATATTGATGATCTTATTATGCTTGAGATATGTTAAGAGTCCAACTTGAAAACAACTAATAATAAGCGGAGGGgcttaactaaaatttaatactTAAGAGATGTGGGATAATGCCACTTAAACACTCCCCCTCACGTGTAGCTCACATGGTCTATATGTGCACAACTTCATCAGGGTTCGTCAAGACCTCACATGAGGTTAGGTAGGAAAAAAACAACAGAACAAAACCAGGATTCTGATGCCATGTTAAACATCCTAGCTAAAACTAATCGGTAATAGGTGGAGGGGCTCAACTTCAATATAAGACCATGGGAAATCTAATACGTAACAGATTGAGACAATGTCACTTTACAAGATAAATCATATGGGTAAATAGTTCCCGTCCATAATATGTTTAGAGAGTCCCTTTCAGAAGGGTAACCAGCGGTTGCATGATCTTCACATGATTTGGATGCATGAATTTGAATCAATGACATTTTGACAGCTTTTGGTCTTAGTTTCTGACTTTTGACTTAACAATTTGGTCATATACGGATCTTTTAAAATCTTCTTCTATATTTACAGGGTGATGGTGTGTGACATTGGATATAAGTTGTTTGCATGGCTACTTGAAGACAAGCTATGCTGTCTCATCAATTCATGTCAAGAGAATATTACCTCTACTTCATAAATTGTAAAGGATCCATAAAAATTCCCATTTTCTAAGAAAGAGTTTCTTTTACATTGTTCTGCAACGTTTTTATCTTGATTTGTATGATGGGACATACCTTTAATTTTCAGTCGAATGATTCATTACTGTTTCTCGCAATGAGTTGCTGTCCAAACTGCTTAATTTGTTGGGCAAAGTCTCTTTTCCTTTTACTGTTAGTACAACACTTAGATTAGCCCTTATTTGGTTTGCCACTGAAACATTTATTCATGTCAACCCATAAACTAAAACCTATAAGTCCTATTGATCTCCAAAGCTTTGATGTACTCAGGTTATATCTTTTATTCTGTAGGTTGCTATCTGTAATGTACATATACGACATGGGCTTATTGTGCTGGTCCCTGAAAGTTTACAAATTCTAGGGGGAGTGGTTGAGGACTTAGAAGCAGCACGACAGCGTCTTGTTACTGAAGTAAACAAGCCACCTAGGGGTAAAAGGTATTATTGAATTCCAAGAATGTATCTACCATTTCGTTTCATGTGCATTacaaatgtttttatgttatcataatcaaaatcaaaagATATTGGCCTTAAAGGTTGTACAGTAAGGAGTATTTAGTTTCTAGTTCAGAATTGTGTGTTTGTAGTTTAATGATTGCTATTTAAACTGTTTTGAAACTTGGAATGATCTTACAgattatgaatgaattgatgagcCCCAAAAATTTACTTTGAATAATGAATGTTTCATTGTTGCGAGTcctcttttctctctatcttATGCAGAACAAAGTCAGGAGTGGTTCCTCCTTTAGCAACTAGAGCAACTCTTGCTGCATGGCCACCAAATGGTGTTAATGCTGTTGAGCCAACTAACAatttaatatctcaaattcaGCTCCTCTTCGGACAGATGAAAGAGgttgtttattatttgtttgttttttaaatcAAATGCAACGGGTTGACTTtccaaagtaaaaaagaaaaaaaatgagtacACAAAAAGTTGGTTGCATGCTGTTTATGTTTGTTATAAATGTAATTTTGAGGGGAGATGTTGATCAATGCCTTTTTATGTATAGTAATATTTGAGAAGTCCTATAGAGCAGAAAATAAGATGGAAAATAGTGGGATAAAAAGAGGATCTTTCCCTCGTAGTTTGCGTTCTTTCTGCCTGATCTTTGACAACTACAGGCAGCTTAAATATATTAACTCTTAAGAGTTAAGCATTTACTGCTTCACTTGAGTTTAAGAACTGGAGGTTGACATTTCTCGTTGAAGAAGTGAGAGACTTCTTTTGCTTGGACTTCTCTTAAATACTTTTAGTTGGTGATACACCCTAATTGTTTTGCACCTGTTGTTTCATCACTTACTTAAAATTATGAGTTACATGAATTAGTATGACGAAAGTTTGAAGGCACATGAAATTTTATATGGTGATTTGGCAAATTGAGGACCTATTTGATTGATTCTATGACAATTTCTTCTTTTCCGTATATCCATACATTGCAGGTGCTACTTTGGTTTCATCTAGCACTGTTACTCTAAGAACTACAGAGAATCCTACTGCTCATGTGGGTGGGGCGAATGCTGTGCCTAATTCATCATCTGATGTTGCTTTGGATGTTGAGAGGATGCATATTGATAGTGTTCCCATTAGCAGAGAACATGCTGCATCAAACTCGAATTCAAGTATTGTTCcagatgatgagctcatccatatGGTTGATGTGGTTGAGCATCCTCTCATACTGTCTGGAGACCGAGAAGTACCCTTTACATACTTGGCTAGTTTGTCAGCCAAGTGGGCTGCCATTAAAGATAAAGCTACACATGTACAGGGAAAAATTAAGGTATCCGTAGTTTCCTATTTCTAATACTTTTCAATCTTTGATGACTTATATTTTAGCATTCAAGATTTGTCTAGCGATTTTAAAATGGATAACCCAGGATTAGTTTAGAATCGCCTTGCATCATATTTTTAGTTGGTTTCTAATATCTTATCTTTCtgaaatttttcttaattttatgaaatatttttgtaGTGCTTTTTGACTGGTGTCAAGGGATTCCGGTATAAGCAAAGGACAACTTACGAGCTGCTGTGTTATGTTGATGATGGCAGTCTCATCTCCGAGATCCTTATTGATCACAATGTAAGTTTATGCTGAAGCAACACAACCTGGATTTTGTAAAGCAAATAGGAGAAACATGAATTTTCTCTTTTACTCTCAATATTGACTTGCTAATTTGCATCAATCCTCAatgttctctctctttctaaaaACCTTTTTGTAGGTCTTATGCCTTTTTACCTGCAATGCTATGATTTTACTGCAACTTGAGAACTTAAATATGGTGGTATTTCTGAATTCCAGGTTGTGCAGAAAGGAATAGGTCATTCTCCCCAGGAGGTCACTTCTGCTCTTTCTTCTTCAGACAAACAAAAAGTTAGTGGTATGAAGGAGATTATGAGGCAGTTTCAGGCATTTTTAGCACATTTTGAGGTAAAGCTTGCCAATCTTCAACTTTTTATCAACAATTATTAGTTTTACTCATTTGGCTGTAATTGATCTGAGTCGAGCTAAAACAGCAAGAAACTAGAGCTTGATCAGGAATTTGCTGCTGAAACTCGGTTCGCTCAATTGAATATTATTATGGAAGCTCGAGCAAAGCTCGaagtaaaattaaactatttgaGCTTGGGTAGATTAAGCTCATTCACATGATTAATTTACTCAAGCTCAAGTTTGAACTTGTTTTATATACAGAAATATTATAGTTTAACAACAAAATTTAGGATTCGAGGTTTTAGTGCGTTCATATACATTAAGGGTATAGTAGttaatagtttaaatattatAA
The Gossypium hirsutum isolate 1008001.06 chromosome A07, Gossypium_hirsutum_v2.1, whole genome shotgun sequence genome window above contains:
- the LOC107926105 gene encoding LOW QUALITY PROTEIN: recQ-mediated genome instability protein 1-like (The sequence of the model RefSeq protein was modified relative to this genomic sequence to represent the inferred CDS: inserted 1 base in 1 codon) codes for the protein MARRRLRLHRSSDEEDEEPSPPQKQLENEPANESSAVTNQSVTVSPTNPNPDEPLPISDDDFVDVHESFTPPSPPPPPPAEEMAAPVTSVESSGSPIGDFLLRMGLKLRREWLDXCVQGLESSVPSFSFLDVSAKAKLCFQQFLFSDMNYSGGGILPSNVDSMHLVDLKGPFVLQVDEIVNISCPLKGRYQETPSGIKRCLKLSMTDGVQRVFGMEYRPIKDLQVLAPAGLKVAICNVHIRHGLIVLVPESLQILGGVVEDLEAARQRLVTEVNKPPRGKRTKSGVVPPLATRATLAAWPPNGVNAVEPTNNLISQIQLLFGQMKEYDNFFFSVYPYIAGATLVSSSTVTLRTTENPTAHVGGANAVPNSSSDVALDVERMHIDSVPISREHAASNSNSSIVPDDELIHMVDVVEHPLILSGDREVPFTYLASLSAKWAAIKDKATHVQGKIKCFLTGVKGFRYKQRTTYELLCYVDDGSLISEILIDHNVVQKGIGHSPQEVTSALSSSDKQKVSGMKEIMRQFQAFLAHFEGMMLVEINKTSSLPIAKEMTQGCSASDARLLLRRLKPPPPRTPEHRSSDPIEISP